CCTTAAACCATGAAGAATATAGTCAAATGTGTAGGTTTTAATATGTGACTAAAGCTCTTTCATTCACTTTTGGTTACCTAGGAATGGAACTTTGggttttggtaaggaaaatcatTAAACGACAAAAGAGTCCTATACAACGACTTGAGCTCTTCCTCTCGGTAGTAAGTAAGAAAAACTTAAGGGTTCTTTCTGTAAAGGCAAACTTACCCCAGCACAGTTACTAGTATATTCGATGACCATATATCTTTCCTAACGATTTGGTGCAATACTTCGACTTTTATTGTAATGTACAAACTCCAATATATAATGCAATGTCAAGGACTTAACTGATTTCTTGCACAATGTGCTTTGAATGGTCACAATTGGCAATTTATGCTTTAAAATGACGAaggaatttttgtttttttcgatATCCACTAATTTTTCGTCCGGCATATCAGAAATAGAAGGTAAAAGCTTACAGCTCTCTTTCCAAAGGCCAACCAGATCATTCCTACATCTCTAAGCCAAGATGATATAAATTGGTTAACAGTTGCAGTACTTGGTTGCACCGAGAAATCTTTTATGTGCTAATGAGCCAGTAGTAGAAGGTAAGGTCACTGATTAAAAAGTGCTCTCCTTAGACAGTCTTTGTTTCACCTTACAAAACTGGTTAATTGCAAGACCTTGTGAGTCTTACAGTTCCAGAATTCACACACGTCTACCAAATTTGTGAAGTTCAACACAGGTTCAACccgcaaaaatagaaaaaatataaattaaggaaaaaggcAGCATGATTCAGCTCTTCGTAGCTCAGCACAGCATCCACACATCCCTTTAAGGTTTTATCGAGTCTGGTAAGCAAAGCCATAGGcctaagattaaattggcaggTAAACTTGTGAGCGCATTCATTCAATAGGTATCACAGAGTTGTGTTTACGAGGATATACATTCAATTTCATGCTATTAACATTCCAAGTGAATTTCAGTAGAAATCCTATTCATCTTGTGAAAGACATGGATACAGATTGATGGAATGCATTACATGAACAAACTTCATCCAAAGCTGCCTAATGATCCTCAAGAAATTAGGTGCTGACTTAGGAGCATTTTATGTTAAGTTACTCTTGGGATCAGAGTCTTAACGCAGCCTCAATACAGAAGCAGAAGGATTCCTCAAAAGCATAAGGTTTCCTTTGTCTTCACTTCCATACTCCTTCAATCGTGGGTCCATGACGATTTTGCACGATCCCCATGTCTCCGCCATTAATTCCACACCATAGTAGGGTAAATGGTCCAAGATGCTGTTACCAGTTACCAAGATGCAGAAACACACTTTGATTAGTCGTCCGTAGGTGTTTCTGGTAATCAAGGACTGGCATTCTCTTGAACAGGCTGGTCTGTCACATGATGACTTATTGCACCAAGCCATGATAAATCCACAAAATAATTGCTTGTGACAGGTAGCTACGACTGAAACTACCTCCTTACCTGCTGCAGATTGGATCTTCTCCAGAGCCATCACAAACTTTCTCGACCTCATAAACCAGACTACCAAATCCAATATCATACAGCCTTACCTACAAAAAAGAGGATTCCAATTACATGTGAACACCGACATAGAAATTAGTAAGTTATCTCACATCAATATGTTTTTCTGTGGCTGTCATTGAGCTAGTTGCCAATAATATAGGCACTAGTAGACATACATAATTTAAATGAGTAGTACCTTATAATTGCACAGAGCTTAAGACTAGGTCATCAGCcatcatagagagagagagagagagagggagagagagggagaggggggggacagggagggagagggagggagggagagagaaagagagagtaatacatattattaaattttgaaattggttAGGGAAACTATGACAGCTTTACAGGAATGAGAAGGGTTCCTTACGTATCGTCAAAGAGGTCATGAGTATGAACTGCCCTGCTTTGTAAGAagataaaacaaacaaaattattaaaattaatgtGCTGAATAAAGTGAGTGCAAACATTGCTGGAAAAAATAAGACTTCTCCAGTTAAATAGGTTTAAATAAATGCAAAGCAAACATCAAATGCAGTCATCGAAATTTCCTCATAATTTATCTGATATTCCATCAAGATCAAAGTTATACCACCCTAGGGAAGTGATGGTATGTCTACTGTGGGAACCGAGAATAGTACAGAGGCAAATGAGGCACAATATTGTGTACATTAGTTATATGTTATTGTATTTGGCATGCTGTAGTAAGACACAAACATTGCATTGCCAATATGAGGTTGTCCAAATGTCAAGTAAATCAAGCGAGTGCTGGTCTAGAAAAAACAGCTTCAGCA
This region of Eucalyptus grandis isolate ANBG69807.140 chromosome 8, ASM1654582v1, whole genome shotgun sequence genomic DNA includes:
- the LOC120287686 gene encoding uncharacterized protein LOC120287686 isoform X2; its protein translation is MQLGTMDAVKRAKDLYGDINIMVTGHSIDGLLHPFGDLILWAVHTHDLFDDTLYDIGFGSLVYEVEKVCDGSGEDPICSRPACSRECQSLITRNTYGRLIKVCFCILVTGNSILDHLPYYGVELMAETWGSCKIVMDPRLKEYGSEDKGNLMLLRNPSASVLRLR
- the LOC120287686 gene encoding uncharacterized protein LOC120287686 isoform X1 → MQLGTMDAVKRAKDLYGDINIMVTGHSIDGLLHPFGDLILCRAVHTHDLFDDTLYDIGFGSLVYEVEKVCDGSGEDPICSRPACSRECQSLITRNTYGRLIKVCFCILVTGNSILDHLPYYGVELMAETWGSCKIVMDPRLKEYGSEDKGNLMLLRNPSASVLRLR